A segment of the Streptomyces sp. L2 genome:
TGGTTCTACGTCTGGTTCTTCCGCGGCACGCCGGTCCTGGTGCAGCTGCTGCTCTGGTACAACATCGCGCTCGTGTTCCCCATCCTGAACCTGGGGTTCTACAAGGACGAGATGAACCAGGTCATGACGCCGTTCCTGGCCGCCCTGCTGGGTCTCGGCCTGAACGAGGCCGCCTACATGTCGGAGATCGTCCGGGCCGGCATCCAGTCGGTCGACCTCGGCCAGACGGAGGCCTCGCACGCCCTGGGCATGACGCAGGGCAAGACGCTGCGCCGGGTGATCCTGCCGCAGGCGATGCGGGTCATCGTGCCGCCGACCGGCAACGAGTACATCAACATGCTCAAGACGTCGTCGCTGGCCTACGTGGTCCAGTTCCCCGAGCTGCTGAAGCGGGCCACGGACATCTCCAGCACCTCGCTGGCGGTCGTGGAGATGTACTTCGTGGCGTCGATCTGGTACCTGATGCTGACCACGGTCTTCAGCATCGGCCAGTACTACCTGGAGCGCCGTTACGCCCGCGGTTCCTCGCGGAGCCTGCCGCCGACCCCGTTCCAGCGCCTGAAGAAGAACCTCCGCATGTTCGGTTCGTTCCGCCGTCCGGAGGTGGCCCGATGACCAGTCTGAGCAAGAACCTCTCCCAGGGCGCGAGCGGGCAGCCGATGGTCGTGGCCGAGGGCGTGCACAAGTCCTTCGGGCTCGCGCACATCCTCAAGGGCATCGACCTGGAGGTGAACGCGCGCGAGGTGTTCTGCCTCATCGGTCCGTCCGGTTCGGGCAAGTCCACCTTCCTGCGGTGCATCAACCACCTGGAGAAGATCAGCGCCGGCCGGCTCTACGTCGACGGCCAGCTGGTCGGCTACCGGCAGAAGGGCGACAAGCTCTACGAGCTGAAGGAGCACGAGGTCGCCGCCCAGCGGCGGGACATCGGCATGGTGTTCCAGCGCTTCAACCTGTTCCCGCACATGACGGCTCTGGAGAACGTCATGGAGGCGCCGGTCCAGGTCAAGCGGGAGTCGAAGGCGGTCGCCCGCGAGCGGGCCCAGCAGCTGCTGGACCGGGTGGGCCTCGGGGACCGTACGGGCCACTACCCGGCGCAGCTCTCCGGTGGCCAGCAGCAGCGTGTCGCCATCGCCCGCGCGCTGGCGATGCAGCCGAAGCTGATGCTGTTCGACGAGCCGACCTCGGCCCTCGACCCGGAGCTGGTCGGCGAGGTCCTCGACGTCATGCGGGACCTGGCGGAGGACGGCATGACGATGATCGTCGTCACGCACGAGATGGGCTTCGCCCGCGAGGTCGGCGACTCGCTGGTCTTCATGGACGACGGCGTGGTGGTCGAGTCCGGCCACCCGCGCGACGTGCTGACCAACCCGCAGCACGACCGGACGAAGTCGTTCCTGTCGAAGGTGCTCTGACCCGGCAGGCGCGGCAGGGGTACGGCGAGAGGGGCGGTACGGAGATCTCCGTACCGCCCCTCTCACGTGCGGCTCACTTGACGGCGAGCAGCAGGGTGTCCGAGGGGGAGCACCACACGGGCCGGGCCTCGCCGAAGCCCTTCTCGCGCAGCACGCGCGCGTGCCAGGCGGCGGAGGGCATGTCACCGTCCGCGTGTTCGCCGTAGATCTCGAAGCGGCGGGCGGTCGGCCCGGCGAGGACCGGGTCCTCGGCGGCGAGCTGCCACCACGCGGCCCAGTCCAGGGCGCCGTCGCGTTTGGCCTGATCCATGCGGGCGTGGCGCTGGGCGCGCTCCGCCGCGTTGATCCGGGGCGTGCTGTCGTCGATCATGTGGTCCGCGTTCATGAAGACACCGCCGTCGCGGACCAGCTCCGCGACCTGACCGTAGAGGGCCGCGAGGGGTTCGCTGTGCAGCCAGTGCAGGGCCGTGGCGGTCAGGACGGCGCCGTAGGAGCCGTACGGCAGTGCCGCCGGCCAGGCGGGGTCCTTGAGGTCGGCGGTGACGAAGGAGACGCGGTCGTCGCCCTCGAAGGTGCCGCGCGCGATGGCGAGGAGCGCCGGGTCGAGGTCGACGCCGGTGCTGGTGGCGCCGGGGAAGCGGGCGAGCAGCCGGGCGGTGATGGTGCCGGTGCCGCAGGCGAGGTCGAGCACACGCGGGGCCGTGCCGACGAGTGCCTCGACCATGTCGAGCATGATCGTGAAGCGTTCCTCGCGGTCCGGCATGTACCACTCCTGCTGCCGGTCCCAGCTCTCCTGCCAGGCGCCCCAGTCGGTCCCGGTACTCGTGGTCGCGCCCGTGGCCGCACTCGTGGCCGCACTCGTCTCCGTATGCGTGGCCGTGTTCGTGGTCGCGCCGCTGCCGCTCATGGAACCTCGTCTCCCCTCGCACGCGTAATACCCTGAAAGCACGACCGGCTGTTACCCGACCGCAGACACGACCCTAGAGCCCCTCCGTAAGGACTACAAGTGGAACTGGCCTATTACTCGGATTACGCCGTCCGCCTCGTCAACACCGAGGAACCGGCCCGGGGCAAGGACTCCCTGACCTCGGTGGAGGCCGTCCGCGAGCTGTTCGGCGGCAACGCCTCGGCGGCCCGCCGCGCCACCGACGCCGACGTGACCCGCTTCCGCTCGGTCCGGGCCCGGCTGCGCGCGGTCTTCGAGGCGGCCGACCGGGGCGAGGAGACACCGGCCGTGGACCTGCTGAACTCCCTGCTGCTGGAGTTCCCGGTCAGCCCGCAGATCTCCGGCCACGACCACCGGGACGAGGACGGCCGCCCCCTGTGGCACATGCACCTGGCCGACCACCCGTCCAACGCCACCGCCGGCTACGCGGCCATCGCGGCGATGGGCCTGGCCTTCCACCTCACCGAGTACGGCGTCGACCGGCTGGGCCTGTGCCAGGCCCCGCCGTGCCGCAACGCCTACCTGGACACCTCCACCAACCGCTCCCGGCGCTACTGCTCCGACCGCTGCGCCACCCGCGCCAACGTGGCCGCCTACCGGGCTCGCAAGCGCCTGGAGGCCGACCGGTCCGACAGCAGCGGCCGGGCGGCCGAGAACGCCCAGCGCGCCAGCGCCAGCGGCGAACGCTGACCGGCGGGGCGGGGGCGGTACCGGAACCGGGCCCGGCCGAGGATCAGCTCCTCGGGTACGACGCCGTAGTCGGTGCTGTCGCCACCGGCGTACGGGTTGTCGCCGAGCACCCACCAGCCGCCCTCGCGCCGCTGCACGGCCCGCTTGACGACGAGCAGGTCCTGCTGGAAGGGATGGCGCAGGACGATCACGTCCCCCGGCCTGATCACGGCCCCGTACTGCAGCAGCAGCCGGTCCCCGTGCCGGAGGGTGGGCACCATGGACGGCCCCGTCACCTCGGCCAGGCCGAAGGGGGCCACGGCCCTCCCCCGCTCGGTGTCCTGCGACAGCTCCGGCATCCCCGGCACCTCCCCGGTCCGTTCCTCCACCAGTCTCAGTCTGACCCTGGACTTTTGTCCTAAGCCCAAGGGGGCACTCGCGAAAACCCGTCCCTCAGGGAGTAATGTCCCACCTGAGAAGACGATCACGAGGAAGGAATGCTCCATGCTTTCCCGCCTGTTTGCCCCCAAGGTCAAGGTCAGCGCGCACTGCGACCTGCCCTGCGGCGTGTACGACCCGGCCCAGGCCCGCATCGAGGCGGAGTCGGTGAAGGCCGTTCAGGAAAAGATGGCCGGCAACGACGACCCGCACTACCAGGCGCGCGCCACCGTCATCAAGGAGCAGCGCGCCGAGCTGGCGAAGCACCACGTCTCCGTCCTGTGGAGCGACTACTTCAAGGCCCCGCACTTCGAGAAGTACCCGGAGCTGCACCAGCTGGTCAACGACACCCTGAAGGCCCTCTCGGCCGCCAAGGCGTCCACCGACCCGGCGACGGGCCAGAAGGCCCTGGACTACATCGCCCAGATCGACAAGATCTTCTGGGAGACCAAGAAGGCCTGATCTCTGGCCAGGCCGCCTGACCCGCGCTTTCGCGAGTCCGGCTACCTACCTGTCCGCACCCGGTCCGCAGCCCGCCGAACCCGGCGCCCGCCGCGGCCCGGGTGCGGTCTTCTTCCGCCGAGGAGCCACGACACCTGCTCACCGGCCTCTGGCCGCCACAGGGGGGACCTCCTCTGGCCGCCACAGGGAAATCTCACCGGCAGCAGACGAGGATGCCGCCGAGGCACGTGATCTCGTACGCGCCGTGCCGCGCGATGTGGTCGGTGACCAGTGTGCGGGCGCGGTCGACCGTCGCGTCGAAGGGCACCTCGTGCTGGTCCGCCCAGGCACGGTACGAAGCCATGTGGGCAACCACAGGCTCTGGGTCGTGGACGGTGATGATCCCCGGCAGTTCGACGACCTCCACGCGGCTGAACTCCTCGCCGAGGAAGGCGGGCGCCTTCTCCAGGGAGAAGCGAGCGCTGAGCGAGATACGAGCCGGGCCCCGGTCGATGCCGAGGACGTCGCCGGCGGCCCGCTGCCAGAGGTCGTCGAGTTCGGCCTTGTCTCGGTCACTGTTGGTGGAGGCGATCACCAGCCCGTCACCGGCCACGATCCGGGCCAGTTCCCTGACCGCCTGGGGGATGTCGGGCACGTGGTAGAGCATGTGGAGCGCAAGGGCGGCGTCGACGCTGCCCGTCGCGAGCGGAAGCCTCGTGGCATCCGCCACGGCGACGGGGCCGGGGACATCGGCGAGGATGCCGGACGCGATGTCGAGACCGAGCAGGAACAGGTCCCCACGGTCCTGACGGAGCCGCTGGATGAACTTGCCGTTGCCGCAGCCGACGTCGACGACGCGCCCGCGTACATCGCCCAGCCTCTCGGCGACGAGGCCGGGCAGATCGTACCGGGGCGTCTGCCACTGGTAGAGCGACTGCCGGGCGGCCAGGTCCCGGTCTCCGTTGTAGGCGCTGCCCACCAAGCGGGCCCGGTCAGTGACAGCGGCGTCGCGGGCGGCGGACAAATCGGTCACGTCGGCACCTCCGAAGGGTGGGCGGCAGGCAGGGACGTACGGACGACCGTGTGCTGGAGCCGGTCACGCAGGTCCACCGCCTGCGCGGCTCCACCGTACTGTGGCCCTCCCAACTCCCGCCCCAGAACGATGAGCCGGCGCACGATACTGGCCGACATGCGCTCCGGCGCGGACTGGAGAACGAAGCCGAGCATCTTCTCCGTACCGTCCAGGTCGCCCAGGAGCAGGTGCCCGCCGGCGAGGTCGAGGTGCGCGGCGAACAGGTCACCGACCGACTGGTCGTCTCCGTCCGCGCTGCGGTAGAGGCGGATCGCCGTCTCCGCGCTGACGATGGCCCGCTGGACGTGCTCCTGCCCGCCTACGGCCAGGAGGGTCGTTCCGGCGTACGCGAACTGCTTGGCCGCAGGGAAGTCGAAGACTCCCAGTACCTCGTCCCGGCCCGAGACCGCCTCACGATATCGATCGGCATCCGACAGGGCGGTGAGCGCTCCAGCCGAGTCGCCGGCTATCGCCAGCGCCCGCGCCTCCAGGCTCGCCAGCCGTGCGCCGATACTGCCGCCCTCCTTGTGCTGACGACCGACCTGGGCCAACTGGGCCGCCCGCTTGTACTGACCGGTCCAATACGCGATCAGTGACTCCACGGCCCGCACCCAGGCCATCATCCCCCCATGTCCGGCCGCCTCGGCACAGGCCTGTGCGGTACGGGCATGAGTGGCCGCCGAGTCGTAGTCGCCGAGGTCCAGGCAGACGTGAGCGGACAGGCCGCAGAGACGAGAGGCTGAGAGATAGAGGTCGGTGGTCTGCCGGGGGCGTTGCCGTCCGCGCAGCAGCTCGAACACCCCGTCCCGTAACCGCTTG
Coding sequences within it:
- a CDS encoding amino acid ABC transporter permease, producing the protein MVPPEQIKAIPVRHYGRWVAAVVVIAILVLIGIAFSNAKINYSIVPDYLTDGTILSGAWHTLYISVLAMALGLGLGVILAVMRMSSNPVTSTVAWFYVWFFRGTPVLVQLLLWYNIALVFPILNLGFYKDEMNQVMTPFLAALLGLGLNEAAYMSEIVRAGIQSVDLGQTEASHALGMTQGKTLRRVILPQAMRVIVPPTGNEYINMLKTSSLAYVVQFPELLKRATDISSTSLAVVEMYFVASIWYLMLTTVFSIGQYYLERRYARGSSRSLPPTPFQRLKKNLRMFGSFRRPEVAR
- a CDS encoding amino acid ABC transporter ATP-binding protein → MTSLSKNLSQGASGQPMVVAEGVHKSFGLAHILKGIDLEVNAREVFCLIGPSGSGKSTFLRCINHLEKISAGRLYVDGQLVGYRQKGDKLYELKEHEVAAQRRDIGMVFQRFNLFPHMTALENVMEAPVQVKRESKAVARERAQQLLDRVGLGDRTGHYPAQLSGGQQQRVAIARALAMQPKLMLFDEPTSALDPELVGEVLDVMRDLAEDGMTMIVVTHEMGFAREVGDSLVFMDDGVVVESGHPRDVLTNPQHDRTKSFLSKVL
- a CDS encoding class I SAM-dependent methyltransferase; its protein translation is MSGSGATTNTATHTETSAATSAATGATTSTGTDWGAWQESWDRQQEWYMPDREERFTIMLDMVEALVGTAPRVLDLACGTGTITARLLARFPGATSTGVDLDPALLAIARGTFEGDDRVSFVTADLKDPAWPAALPYGSYGAVLTATALHWLHSEPLAALYGQVAELVRDGGVFMNADHMIDDSTPRINAAERAQRHARMDQAKRDGALDWAAWWQLAAEDPVLAGPTARRFEIYGEHADGDMPSAAWHARVLREKGFGEARPVWCSPSDTLLLAVK
- a CDS encoding CGNR zinc finger domain-containing protein, which gives rise to MELAYYSDYAVRLVNTEEPARGKDSLTSVEAVRELFGGNASAARRATDADVTRFRSVRARLRAVFEAADRGEETPAVDLLNSLLLEFPVSPQISGHDHRDEDGRPLWHMHLADHPSNATAGYAAIAAMGLAFHLTEYGVDRLGLCQAPPCRNAYLDTSTNRSRRYCSDRCATRANVAAYRARKRLEADRSDSSGRAAENAQRASASGER
- the sodX gene encoding nickel-type superoxide dismutase maturation protease, encoding MPELSQDTERGRAVAPFGLAEVTGPSMVPTLRHGDRLLLQYGAVIRPGDVIVLRHPFQQDLLVVKRAVQRREGGWWVLGDNPYAGGDSTDYGVVPEELILGRARFRYRPRPAGQRSPLALARWAFSAARPLLSDRSASRRLRAR
- the sodN gene encoding superoxide dismutase, Ni, which produces MLSRLFAPKVKVSAHCDLPCGVYDPAQARIEAESVKAVQEKMAGNDDPHYQARATVIKEQRAELAKHHVSVLWSDYFKAPHFEKYPELHQLVNDTLKALSAAKASTDPATGQKALDYIAQIDKIFWETKKA
- a CDS encoding class I SAM-dependent methyltransferase, which codes for MTDLSAARDAAVTDRARLVGSAYNGDRDLAARQSLYQWQTPRYDLPGLVAERLGDVRGRVVDVGCGNGKFIQRLRQDRGDLFLLGLDIASGILADVPGPVAVADATRLPLATGSVDAALALHMLYHVPDIPQAVRELARIVAGDGLVIASTNSDRDKAELDDLWQRAAGDVLGIDRGPARISLSARFSLEKAPAFLGEEFSRVEVVELPGIITVHDPEPVVAHMASYRAWADQHEVPFDATVDRARTLVTDHIARHGAYEITCLGGILVCCR